From Pseudomonas sp. stari2, a single genomic window includes:
- the lapD gene encoding cyclic di-GMP receptor LapD translates to MSLFKQLLIAICLFLVVAFTGSFMVSLESSRTQYVNQLRSHAQDAATALALSLTPNIDDPAMVELLVSSIFDSGYYSSIRVVDLKTDQTIVERSGIPAVTNVPDWFVKLIGLEPAGGDALVSRGWEQAARVEVVSHPMFALAKLWQSALGSLGWLLVCGAVSAVLGALLLRRQLRPLDYMVKQSHAIARREFLSLPDLPRTPELRRVVLAMNQMVEKLKALFQEQAERSEKLRTESYQDNLTGLANRRYFEMQLNARVSNPEQASSGYLLLLRVKDLAGLNQRLGGQRTDELLKAVGQQLSRECAKYPETQNLVTRIRGGEFAVLAPGLTREEALQLAQNLDSALGSLHATGATDVPAVASIGLAPFAHGDSPQAVLSLGDQALAQAEGQGEQNWACLDQSLVADVGDDHHAWHRLLDQALNQRRFELFFQPVVAAQDTQLVLHYKVLSRLLDEQGQTIPAGRFLPWLERFGWTARLDRLMLERVLEQMAGHEESLALNLSSATLADPQALNKVFEILRSHSNLGPRLTLEIGEEQLPEQAVLEQLTRRLRELGFSLSLQRFGGRFSMIGNLARLGLAYLKIDGSYIRAIDQESDKRLFIEAIQRAAHSIDLPLIAERVETEGELSVIREMGLYGVQGQLFGEPKPW, encoded by the coding sequence ATGTCTTTGTTCAAACAGCTGTTGATCGCTATCTGTCTGTTCCTGGTGGTCGCCTTTACCGGCAGCTTCATGGTCAGTCTGGAGAGCTCGCGCACCCAGTACGTCAACCAGTTGCGCTCCCACGCCCAGGACGCCGCCACGGCACTGGCGCTGTCGCTGACACCGAATATCGACGACCCGGCGATGGTCGAGTTGCTGGTCAGCTCGATTTTCGACAGCGGTTATTACTCGAGCATCCGCGTGGTCGATCTGAAGACCGACCAGACTATTGTCGAGCGCAGTGGCATTCCCGCCGTCACCAACGTGCCGGACTGGTTCGTCAAACTGATCGGCCTGGAACCGGCCGGTGGCGATGCGCTGGTCAGCCGTGGCTGGGAGCAAGCGGCGCGGGTCGAGGTGGTCAGCCACCCGATGTTCGCGTTGGCCAAACTCTGGCAGAGCGCCTTGGGCAGTCTTGGTTGGTTGTTGGTCTGCGGCGCGGTGAGTGCGGTGTTGGGCGCGCTGTTGCTGCGTCGGCAACTGAGGCCGCTGGATTACATGGTCAAGCAATCCCACGCCATCGCCCGTCGCGAATTCCTCAGCCTGCCGGACCTGCCGCGTACGCCTGAACTGCGTCGCGTGGTGCTGGCCATGAACCAGATGGTCGAGAAGCTCAAGGCGCTGTTCCAGGAGCAGGCCGAACGCAGCGAAAAACTGCGTACCGAGTCCTATCAGGACAACCTCACCGGGCTCGCCAACCGACGCTACTTCGAGATGCAATTGAACGCTCGCGTGAGCAACCCGGAACAGGCCAGCTCAGGTTACTTGCTGTTGCTTCGGGTCAAGGATCTGGCGGGTTTGAACCAGCGTCTCGGCGGTCAGCGCACCGATGAATTGTTGAAAGCGGTCGGTCAGCAACTCTCTCGCGAGTGCGCCAAATACCCGGAAACCCAGAACCTCGTAACCCGCATTCGAGGCGGTGAATTCGCCGTGCTGGCGCCGGGGCTGACCCGCGAAGAAGCGCTGCAACTGGCGCAGAACCTCGACAGCGCCCTGGGCAGCCTGCATGCGACGGGCGCCACCGACGTGCCTGCTGTGGCCTCCATCGGCCTGGCGCCGTTCGCCCACGGCGATTCTCCGCAAGCGGTACTCAGCCTCGGCGATCAGGCCTTGGCTCAGGCCGAAGGTCAGGGCGAACAGAACTGGGCGTGCCTCGACCAGAGCCTGGTGGCGGATGTCGGCGACGATCACCACGCCTGGCATCGCCTGCTCGATCAGGCGCTGAATCAGCGGCGTTTCGAGTTGTTCTTCCAGCCGGTGGTGGCAGCTCAGGACACGCAGCTGGTGCTGCATTACAAAGTGCTGTCGCGCCTGCTCGACGAACAGGGCCAGACCATTCCCGCCGGACGTTTCCTGCCATGGCTGGAGCGCTTTGGCTGGACCGCACGGCTGGACCGTTTGATGCTCGAGCGGGTGCTGGAGCAAATGGCCGGCCATGAAGAATCCCTGGCGCTGAACCTGTCTTCGGCGACCCTGGCCGATCCGCAGGCGCTGAACAAAGTCTTCGAGATTCTGCGCTCGCATTCCAATCTGGGGCCGCGCCTGACCCTGGAAATCGGCGAGGAACAATTGCCGGAGCAAGCGGTGCTGGAACAGTTGACCCGCCGCCTGCGCGAACTCGGTTTCTCCCTGAGCCTGCAGCGCTTCGGCGGGCGCTTCAGCATGATCGGCAACCTGGCGCGGCTAGGGCTGGCGTACCTGAAGATCGATGGCAGCTACATCCGCGCGATCGATCAGGAGAGCGACAAGCGCCTGTTCATCGAGGCGATCCAGCGGGCGGCGCACAGCATCGATCTGCCGCTGATTGCCGAACGGGTCGAGACGGAAGGGGAGTTGTCGGTGATTCGCGAGATGGGGTTGTATGGGGTTCAGGGGCAGCTCTTCGGCGAGCCGAAACCCTGGTGA
- a CDS encoding tryptophan synthase subunit beta, with protein sequence MFYVQRDAQGQLVRVEAAAWAEATETLPADHHEIQAWFANAAVENSLKQLKQSDLEMIRVLDDLIQVLTQKGVIRVTDLPPAAQAKLMDRTQAREALGGLSQLIDDEETGLI encoded by the coding sequence ATGTTTTACGTGCAACGCGATGCACAGGGTCAGTTGGTTCGCGTGGAAGCTGCGGCCTGGGCCGAGGCCACGGAAACGCTGCCCGCCGACCACCATGAAATCCAGGCCTGGTTTGCCAACGCGGCGGTGGAAAACAGCCTCAAGCAGCTCAAGCAGAGCGACCTGGAGATGATTCGGGTACTCGACGACCTGATTCAGGTCCTGACCCAGAAAGGCGTGATCCGCGTCACCGACCTGCCGCCGGCGGCCCAGGCCAAGTTGATGGACCGGACCCAGGCCCGGGAAGCGTTGGGCGGGTTGAGTCAGTTGATCGATGATGAAGAGACCGGGTTGATCTGA